The Solanum lycopersicum chromosome 6, SLM_r2.1 genome has a window encoding:
- the LOC101256390 gene encoding GDSL esterase/lipase 5-like encodes MALISNLCIFVLVAHFATTVVCHERPHQAALFVFGDSIFDPGNNNYINTIASFQANYFPYGESFFKYPTGRNSNGRLIPDFIAEYANLPFILPYFEIGKKHLVHGVNFASGGSGCLAETARGFVIDLQTQLKYFQNVGKLLQKKVGETESKQILSNAVYIFSTVSNDMFAPLFANSSFPYSDTEYLQMIMGNLTSVLKGIYKEGGRKFVMFDLAPLGCLPLMRALNLQIGVTNGSCMEKATNLAKMFNSALPTMFKKLEKQLPGFKYTIFNFFKVIADSIHNPTKYGLKISETACCGTGSFRGILSCGGKRQVKEYELCKNVKDYLFFDSVHPSEQAYLKYTELLWNGTLDVVAPYNLKSFFELST; translated from the exons ATGGCTTTGATCTCAAACTTGTGCATCTTTGTTTTGGTAGCACATTTTGCCACCACAGTTGTGTGCCATGAAAGACCTCATCAAGCTGCTCTTTTTGTGTTCGGTGATTCAATTTTTGATCCTGGAAATAATAATTACATCAACACCATTGCTAGCTTCCAAGCAAATTATTTCCCTTATGGAGAATCATTCTTCAAGTACCCTACTGGCAGGAACTCCAACGGACGCCTCATTCCTGATTTTATAG CTGAATATGCTAATTTACCATTTATTCTGCCGTATTTTGAAATTGGGAAGAAGCATTTGGTACATGGAGTAAACTTTGCATCAGGTGGTTCGGGTTGTTTGGCTGAAACCGCTCGTGGCTTT GTTATAGATCTTCAAACTCAGTTGAAATATTTCCAAAATGTGGGAAAACTGTTGCAGAAGAAAGTGGGTGAAACAGAGTCGAAACAGATCCTCTCCAATGctgtatatatttttagcacTGTCAGTAATGATATGTTTGCCCCTTTATTTGCAAATTCGTCTTTTCCATATTCCGATACAGAATATTTACAGATGATTATGGGCAACTTAACTTCTGTTTTAAAG GGAATTTACAAGGAAGGAGGGAGAAAGTTTGTGATGTTTGATTTGGCTCCATTAGGTTGTCTCCCTTTAATGAGAGCTCTCAACCTTCAAATTGGAGTTACAAATGGAAGTTGCATGGAGAAGGCCACAAACTTGGCCAAAATGTTTAATTCAGCTCTCCCAACAATGTTCAAAAAACTAGAGAAGCAGTTGCCTGGATTTAAGTATACAATATTCAACTTCTTCAAAGTAATTGCAGATAGCATTCATAATCCAACAAAATACG gtttgaaGATATCAGAGACAGCTTGTTGTGGAACGGGTTCATTTCGAGGGATTCTAAGTTGTGGAGGGAAGAGGCAGGTAAAAGAGTACGAATTATGTAAGAATGTGAAAGATTACTTGTTTTTCGACTCTGTTCATCCCAGTGAGCAGGCCTACCTAAAATACACGGAATTATTATGGAATGGAACTCTAGACGTTGTAGCACCTTACAACCTAAAATCCTTTTTTGAACTTTCAACATAA
- the LOC101263525 gene encoding patellin-3-like produces MAEETKKIAEETTPEVVVSDVTVRETPQPEPETLPESPEKDAAPVTGESKVEDEKEKELVGESNSFKEESNKVEELPNPEQKALAEFKQMVQEALNKHEFTAPPPPPPAKEEDEKKAAVPAEAPEAEPVTEAAAPATPDPVIETESEPVAEKKVETEKLEKTEEKVTPPETEATPAPAAETPSEPSETEKVEAVEEIKETIVEVPAAVAVMASTEEPPAAEAEEPKTEQTPPAAPEEVSIWGIPLLADERSDVILLKFLRARDFKVKEAFTMLKSVVAWRKEFKIDELLDEKELGQGLEKVVYNHGVDKEGHPVCYNAFGEFQDKELYQNTFADDKEKLTKFLRWRIQFMEKSIRNLDFSPDGINTFVQVLDLKNSPGLFFYKKELRQATNRALLLLQDNYPEFVAKQVFINVPWWYPAYYRMINASFTTRTKSKFVFAGPSRSADTLFKYIAPEQVPAQYGGLSKEGEEEFTTAEPATEEIIKPASKHTIEFPVTEKSTLVWEARVTGWDVSYGAEFVPSAEGGYTILIEKSRKVGANESVISTSYKASEAGKVVITIDNQTSKKKKLVYRSKNKISDC; encoded by the exons ATGGCTGAGGAAACCAAGAAAATAGCTGAAGAAACCACCCCTGAAGTGGTGGTGTCTGATGTTACAGTGAGGGAGACACCTCAACCTGAGCCGGAAACTTTGCCGGAGTCACCGGAGAAAGATGCTGCTCCGGTCACTGGAGAATCGAAGGTTGAGGATGAAAAGGAGAAGGAACTTGTTGGTGAATCCAATTCGTTTAAGGAAGAAAGTAACAAGGTTGAAGAACTTCCTAATCCTGAACAAAAAGCATTGGCTGAATTCAAACAGATGGTTCAAGAAGCTCTTAACAAGCATGAATTCACTGCCCCTCCTCCTCCGCCGCCGGCAAAGGAAGAGGATGAGAAGAAAGCAGCCGTTCCCGCCGAGGCACCGGAGGCAGAGCCAGTTACAGAGGCCGCAGCGCCGGCGACACCTGATCCAGTGATAGAGACAGAATCGGAACCGGTGGCCGAGAAGAAAGTTGAAACAGAGAAATTGGAGAAAACAGAGGAGAAAGTAACTCCACCGGAAACTGAAGCAACTCCGGCGCCGGCAGCAGAGACACCATCTGAGCCATCGGAGACAGAGAAGGTGGAGGCAGTCGAGGAAATCAAGGAAACCATTGTTGAAGTACCGGCTGCGGTTGCTGTGATGGCCTCCACGGAGGAGCCACCGGCTGCAGAGGCAGAGGAACCGAAAACAGAGCAAACCCCACCAGCAGCACCAGAAGAAGTATCCATATGGGGAATACCCCTTTTAGCAGATGAGAGAAGTGATGTAATCCTTCTCAAGTTTCTGCGAGCGAGAGATTTCAAGGTGAAAGAAGCTTTCACCATGTTGAAAAGTGTTGTCGCATGGAGAAAAGAATTCAAGATTGATGAACTCTTGGATGAGAAAGAATTAGGACAAGGACTTGAAAAAGTTGTTTACAATCACGGAGTAGACAAAGAAGGTCACCCTGTATGTTACAATGCATTTGGTGAGTTCCAAGACAAAGAATTGTACCAAAACACTTTTGCTGATGACAAAGAGAAACTCACCAAATTCCTCAGATGGAGAATTCAATTCATGGAGAAATCCATCAGGAATCTTGATTTTAGCCCTGATGGTATCAACACTTTTGTTCAAGTTCTTGATCTGAAGAATTCACCTGGACTCTTCTTTTACAAGAAAGAACTTCGCCAAGCCACCAATCGTGCCCTTCTATTACTCCAGGATAATTACCCTGAATTTGTTGCCAAGCAG GTGTTCATCAATGTTCCATGGTGGTACCCAGCTTACTACAGGATGATTAATGCATCTTTCACTACAAGGACCAAGAGCAAGTTTGTTTTTGCTGGTCCTTCAAGATCTGCTGATACTCTATTCAA ATACATAGCACCTGAACAAGTACCAGCACAATATGGTGGACTTAGCAAGGAGGGTGAAGAGGAATTCACCACTgctgaaccagccactgaggAAATCATTAAGCCAGCTTCTAAACACACCATTGAATTCCCAGTTACTGAG AAAAGCACATTGGTTTGGGAAGCAAGAGTGACAGGGTGGGATGTATCATATGGAGCTGAATTTGTGCCTAGTGCTGAAGGTGGCTACACCATTCTCATAGAGAAATCAAGAAAAGTTGGGGCAAATGAATCAGTGATCAGCACTAGCTACAAGGCAAGTGAAGCAGGCAAAGTGGTAATCACAATTGACAACCAAACTTCTAAAAAGAAGAAACTTGTTTACAGGTCCAAGAACAAGATCTCAGA
- the LOC101257573 gene encoding GDSL esterase/lipase 5 gives MALISSLCIFVLVTHFATPIVCHERAALFVFGDSVFDSGNNKYINATADLQGSNYFPYGESFFKHPTGRVSNGRLIPDFIAEYANLPFIPPYFEIGKKQLIHGVNFASAGSGCLAETSGAIVLKTQLKNFENVIQLLKRKMGKTESHKILANAVYIFSTGSNDMFASLVPNSTFPYSDREYLQMIMGNLTSVLKGVYKGGGRKFVMLNLGPLGCLPSTRVLNLRIGVKNGSCLEEATNKAKMFNSALPKMLKQLEKQLPGFKYTIFNFFKVFADSIHNPTKYGFKISETACCGTGPFRGILSCGGKRQVKEYELCKNVKDYLFFDSVHPSELAYQQYAALLWNGTTDVVAPHNLKSFFESSNSRCPSSLQFLLYMKNKQQCEI, from the exons ATGGCTTTGATCTCAAGTTTGTGCATCTTTGTTTTGGTTACACACTTTGCCACACCAATTGTGTGCCATGAAAGAGCTGCCCTTTTTGTGTTCGGTGATTCGGTTTTCGATTCTGGAAATAATAAGTACATCAACGCCACTGCTGACTTGCAGGGAAGTAATTACTTTCCTTATGGAGAATCATTCTTTAAGCATCCTACTGGCAGGGTGTCTAATGGACGCCTTATTCCTGATTTTATCG CTGAATATGCTAATTTGCCATTTATTCCGCCCTACTTTGAAATTGGGAAGAAACAATTGATTCATGGGGTAAACTTTGCATCAGCCGGTTCTGGTTGTTTGGCGGAAACTAGTGGTGCCATT GTTCTAAAAACTCAGTTgaagaattttgaaaatgtgATACAACTGTTGAAGAGGAAAATGGGGAAAACAGAGTCCCATAAAATCCTGGCAAATGCAGTATATATTTTTAGCACTGGTAGCAATGACATGTTTGCCTCTTTAGTACCAAATTCGACTTTTCCATATTCCGATAGGGAATATCTACAGATGATTATGGGCAACTTGACTTCTGTTTTAAAG GGAGTTTATAAAGGAGGAGGGAGAAAGTTTGTGATGCTTAATTTGGGTCCATTAGGTTGTCTCCCTTCTACTAGGGTTCTCAACCTTCGAATTGGGGTTAAAAATGGAAGTTGCTTGGAGGAGGCCACAAACAAGGCGAAAATGTTTAATTCAGCTCTTCCAAAAATGCTCAAACAACTAGAGAAGCAATTGCCTGGATTTAAGTATACAATATTCAACTTCTTCAAAGTATTTGCAGATAGCATTCATAATCCAACAAAATACG gTTTTAAGATATCAGAGACGGCTTGTTGTGGAACTGGTCCGTTTCGAGGGATTCTTAGTTGTGGAGGGAAGAGGCAGGTAAAAGAGTATGAGTTATGTAAGAATGTGAAAGACTACTTGTTTTTCGACTCTGTTCATCCCAGTGAACTGGCCTACCAACAATACGCTGCATTACTGTGGAATGGAACTACAGATGTCGTAGCACCTCACAACCTAAAATCCTTTTTTGAAAGTTCGAACTCCAGATGTCCTAGCAGCTTACAATTCCTACTATATATGAAGAATAAACAACAATGTGAAATATGA
- the LOC109120520 gene encoding GDSL lipase-like, whose protein sequence is MALISRLCIFVLVAHFATPVVCHERHHQAALFVFGDSIFDPGNNKYINPNTNPQGSNNFPYGESFFKYPTGRASDGRLVPDFIAEYANLPFIPPYFEIGKEHFIHGVNFASAGSGCLAETNRGSVIDLKTQLKLFQNVTQLLKKKMGETDPLQRCIYFQPCQ, encoded by the exons ATGGCTTTGATCTCAAGATTGTGTATCTTTGTTTTGGTTGCACATTTTGCCACACCAGTTGTGTGCCATGAAAGACATCATCAAGCTGCCCTTTTCGTGTTTGGTGATTCAATTTTTGATCCTGGAAATAATAAGTACATCAACCCGAATACTAATCCCCAAGGAAGTAATAATTTCCCTTATGGAGAATCATTCTTCAAATACCCTACTGGCAGGGCCTCCGATGGACGTCTCGTTCCTGATTTTATTG CTGAATATGCTAATTTGCCATTTATTCCGCCATATTTTGAAATTGGGAAGGAACATTTCATTCATGGGGTGAATTTTGCATCAGCCGGTTCTGGTTGTTTAGCTGAAACCAATCGTGGCTCT GTTATAGATCTTAAAACTCAGTTGAAATTATTCCAAAACGTAACACAactgttgaagaagaaaatgggTGAAACAGATCCTCTCCAACGCTGTATATATTTTCAGCCCTGCCAATAA